The DNA sequence TTCCCTTCGCGCATATCGGCGAAAGCTTCGTGAACCGTTGCCCTTGCTGAACCACTATGCAAGATAATTTCAAAAGCTGCCACTTGTAATTCTTCCTGATTCATAGACAATCTCCTTTACTTTATTTTTAAAAATAACTGTTTAAACTCTGCAAATGACTGACAATTAAAGATCTGTTTTTGCAAACCAGGCTGCTCTAACAAATCCACAATCTTAGATGTCAACGTCGCCATTCCTTCATTTCCATAGATAGCCGGCGATGGAAGAAAGATGAGTCGAATATGAGGATTTTCTTCATTCCACTGAAGACCGTTTTTTACAATAGCAACACCGATTTTATGATTCTTTGCAATGGGCTTAATCGGATGCGGCACCGCGATTTGCTCTGAGAAAATAACTGAACTCATTTTTTCACGCTGCTTCATTAAATCCTGCATACAAGAAACGAAATCCTGCTCTTCACCTTGTCCCATTTGGCTCAGCAACTCTTGTAAGATGACCTCTTTTGTCGCATCCTGCATGAGAATAAAACAAGACGGAGAGAAATATTCATCAAAAATATTTTCTTTCGTTGTAGTGGCTGTTGGTGTTAAATCTGCCTTCAAATGACTTTCTACTGGCTTCAGCTGAGCCATTCTATGTTTTATCTCTTTTAGCTCTTCTGAATTTAAAAAGATGCTGACAGTAAAAACAGGAACACTGAAGACCAGATTGGATAAATCAATGGATGAAATGATAAAATCAATATTTTTCAGACGTTCATCACTCAACTCATAATAGCCAATTACATCCACAATGTGGACTAAGTTGCCCAGTTCATTATCAATGCGATTTTTCAGCATTTGCGCTGATCCATAGCCCGTTGCACAAATCACCAAGATATTAAATTTTTGCTTTTCCTTTAACCGCTCCAAGGCAGCCATGCAATGCAAGGCTACATAAGCCACTTCATCATCAGATAAGTTTTCCTTGGAAAAAATCGGCATGGCCTGCAAGAGCTCTCTTGTCATCGCTAAAACAGATGAATATTGCTGCTGAATGTCATTTAAAAGAGGATTTTCCAGCACCACATGATTTTGCAAACGTACAAGCAAGGTAACTAAATGCGTGACAACTCCCTCAACTAACTGGAAGTCATGTTGAAATTGATAATCCTTGACATGCTCGACCTGCTCTAATGCTTCTAGTAACTGCCTGCGGATTTCTTGGTTTATATCCTTCTTTGCATATTGATTATCTTGGCAAGAAGCTTTTGAAATCAAATGGAGCGTGATATAGTCCACTTCTTCTTTGGGAAATTCCAGCCCAGTTGCCAAATATACTCTGTGTAAAATTTTCTCAGCAATCTTTCGCTCTGCCAGATAATTTTCTTGATTCCAATTTTCAATTTGATTGATTTGAAAACCTTCCGCAATTCGTTTAAAAGAAAGAGCGATGTGAATCACCAAGTTTTGAATGACAAAATCTGACAACTTTAAGTGACCTTCGCGGCATTCATCCAGCACAATAATCGTCAATTCTTCTAAACTGATTTGCCGACCAGGAACTTCAATCGTGATGTAATTATGCAAACTTTGAAAGAAATTATCACGGAAAAAATAATCCATGATAAACCGACGCTTGTTGCGCTCACTTCCCTTTACATAAACACCCCGATTGGCTTTACTTTCGATTTGTAAGTCATACTTTGCCAAGTATTTTCTGATTTTCTTAAAATCCGCTGACAAGGTTGACCGACTGACAAATAATTCTTCTGCCAAGTTGTCAAAATAAAGCTTCTCTTGCTCAAAAAGCAATTTGTTTAAAATATAATTGTAACGATCTTCTATATTTTCAGTCTTAGCAGCATTTACCTCTGTCAACAGTTCAGCTTGTATAAAATCCTGACAAAGAGCTTTATCTTGCAGTTCTAACTTATAGCCATAGCCTTGCTTGGCAATAATTTTCCAGCCTATTTCATGAGGGTTCCAGTCCATCAAGGATTTCAGATAAGTTCTTATCGTACGATCAGAGCAAGAAAGCTGACTAGCTAATTCCTTACTTGTAATATAATGGTCTTTATTTTCCAACAAAGATTGAAGAATCAATTTTTCTTTCTGATGTAGCAATACAGTCCTCCTTCCGCATTTATAAGAACTATTTTACCCTTTTTGAGCTGAAACTTTAAATGTTTTCCAAGATAAGATTTGCCATTTTTTCAATTCCCATTGGAATAGGAATGTAGGCTTGCGGAGGAATTTGTACAATAGGTTTGCCGACTTTTGCTCCAGCTTCCTCAAATTGCTTGAAATACATTTTTGTTTGAGGACTAATGAGATAAAGATCAAATTCAGCAGCGGCAATAGCTTTCCCACCTTCTGTCGCACTAATAGCATCTACTTCAATGTCATGCCCTTTGCTCTTTAAAAATTCCGTTGTTTTCTTTGCCATCAAAGAAGATGACATACCTGCTGCACAGATAATCAATGCTTTAGCCATAAGATTTTCTCCTTATAAATAAAATTTATTTTATAAATTCATTATAGATGAAAACGATTACAACTTCCATCTTATTTTTTTCCGTAGTGAAACGGAAATATTTCCTTAGTTACTTTTTTACTTATATTTTAATTTATAATAGAGAATGGTTCCTGATAAAACCAAAGACACGCTATTTGCCATAATTAAAGGCAAATCTTCAATCACCAAGCCATGAAACAGCCACAAAGCAATACCGACAACTTGCATCAGATACATGCCAAGCGCAATAGACTCTGTATCCTTGGTTTTAATGACTTTTATTACCTGCGGTAAAAAAGCAAAAGTAGTTAATACAGCAGCAATCGTTCCAATCATATTTTCTCCCTTTCTAAAAACGAAGCTAGAAAACTCTAGCCTCGTTTCTTTCTTACTTGCTCTATTACATATGGAAAGATAAATGCATCTTCCTATTACAAAATATTCACCAGTCCTGGATATTTGGATAAGACAACTACATCTTTCTTTTCTAGATTGAAAGTAGCCATTATCAGCTCCCGAATCTTCACATCATTGATGTCACTGTCTACGACAAAACCGTCTGCATTTTTTAACTTAATGGTTAAATGCTGGGTGATAGCTGGATTGCTAGCCAAATCCGGTACTGCCACACCCTTAGAAAATTTGATGACATAGGTTATTTTTTTACTCATGATAATCTCCGATTTAGTCTACTGCTGCTCCGTTTGAAGCGATGACTTCCTTATACCAAGCAAAGGACTTCTTAGGCGAACGCTCATAGGTTCCATTTCCCTCATCGTCCTTGTCTACATAGATGAAACCGTAACGTTTGCGCATTTCACCGGTACCTGCAGACACCAAGTCAATACAGCCCCAAGGCGTATAACCCATGAGGTCCACCCCATCTTCGACTACGGCTTTCTTCATCTCACGGATATGAGCACCCAAATAGTCAATCCGATAGTCATCATGCACCATACCGTCTGCTTCCACTTTATCAATGGCACCAAATCCATTTTCTACGATAAAGAGCGGCAGATGGTAATGGTCAGTGAACCAGTTGAGAGCATAGCGCAGACCTTCTGGGTCAATCTGCCAGTCCCATTCTGAAGCCTCAACATAAGTATTCTTGACCAAATCTTCGGTTTCCACATAGTCAAAGTAAGGATTGTTTTCCCGATGAGAATCAATAGCAAAGGACATATAGTAGCTAAAGCCAATGTAATCAACAGTTCCAGCCAGCAAGTCTTCCTGATCCTGCTCGATAAAATCAACCTTTATACCTTTTCGTTCCCAATATTTAAGAATATGTTCTGGATAAAGCCCGAAAACATGGACATCTGCAAAATAATAACGCTTCTGCATGGCCTTCATAGCCATGAGGACATCCTTGGGCTTGCAGGTCGCCGGGTAAATCGGGCACATGGCTATCATGCAGCCGATTTGGAAGTCGGGATTGATTTCATGTCCAATCTTGACCGCCCGCGCTGAAGCCACCAACTCATAGTGAGCTGCCTGATACATGATGGCCTCCCGGTCATCTCCCTCTTTGTAGACAATCCCGGAATTGGTGAAAGGAGCAAAATCTTCTTGATAGTTGGCCTGATTATTGATTTCATTGAAGGTCATCCAGTATTTGACCTTGTCCTTATAGCGCTTGAAGACGACTTCCGCAAAGCGGACAAAGAAATCAATAACCTTGCGATTCTTCCAACCACCATATTTAGTCACTAAATGATAAGGCATTTCAAAATGCGACAGGGTAATAACTGGCTCAATCCCGTATTTGAGACACTCATCAAAAAGGTCATCATAAAACTGCAAACCAGCTTCATTGGGCTGCTCTTCGTCTCCCTTAGGAAAAATCCGCGTCCAAGCAATAGAAGTCCGGAAACACTTGAAGCCCATCTCTGCAAAAAGAGCAATATCTCCCTTGTAACGATGATAAAAATCAATGGCCTCATGGTTAGGATAGTACTTGCCTTCTAGTATGCCCGGCGTGATTTCCCGGGGCACTCCGTGACGAGCTGCGGTCATAACATCCGCCACACTGATACCTTTTCCACCTTCCTGCCAGCCACCTTCCAGTTGATGTGCTGCAACAGCTCCACCCCAGAGAAATCCATCTTTAAAAGTTGACATATCTAAAGTCCTCCTGATTTTGATATTTTCATTATACATCTAAGAAAGCGCTTTTAAAATCTATATTTTTGCCACAATAATACGGAAAAATGATAGATCCGTATTCATAGGTAGACTTTAATAAACGGAACTTCCCTTGATTTAATATCACCTTTTACTATTAGACTATCATTTTTAGCTATCTATCGAGCTATTGATTCCATTATCTGTACATGCCTCTTTTCATTCAAACAGCAAAAGTAACAAAGTACTTAATAAAGGGGCTGGAAAAAATCCAGTCCCTTTATACTTCTCTTAACCAAACAATTTCTGATTTGACTTGTTTGGTACTTTCAAAAAGAAAGCTAAAACAAGCACTAGAACCATTACACCAGCTAAGAAAAAACTCATCATTTCATAGCCAGATTTATCAATAATATCTCCTGCAATATTTTGAATAAGAATGGTTCCTAAATTGCGCGCTGTCTGCACCAAAGCAATAGCTGTGACCAAATAATTCTCATCTACTATGTTAGCAACAATCTTCAAAGTCACCATAATCAACAACATACCTGTAGCATGCTTTGACATTAAAGTTAAGAGAATTTTGGAAGTAAGCCCCAAATCCAATCCATAAATCACATACTGTAAAAGCAAAATTCCCAAAGGAATATAGAGCAATTTTTTAATTGGAACCTTATCCATAAAAAGATAAGAAAAGAAAATCAATGGCGACTCGCAAATTACAGAAATAGCTACCACAGTTGTCGCCATATTAACACTTAAACCGCTATGCTCTAGCATAGAAGGGATATATGTATGCCCTGTATTTCCAACTCCAGAATAGAGTGCCACGATAAGAAGGTAAAACAAATACGTTTTATTTTTGAAGATTTGCCCAATAGAAGAACCATTTTTCATTTGTGTGGCTTTTTTTGAACCTTGATTATGTTTTGGCTCAATCCCAAATACCCCAAGAATACTCACACACATCATACCGATAAACACGATAAAAATTGCTTGCGGTGAGATGAATTTATAAATCAATCCTGCTAATTGTGAGCCCATTGCATAACCAAAAGTACCCCAGATACGAATTTTCCCATAAGTATAAGGGCTTCTAGCAGCCAACACATCCATAACAGGATTGACTCCATTGACCAACATTAAAACAGCACTATACCAGACTGTCAACAATAAAAGATTATTGGCTTGCATAAAAAAGATTGCAGCGATATTAATCAGAAGAAAACTATAAATGGTCACTTTTTTAATGCCAATCTTATCATTTAAAATCCCCATGAGCGGCTGAACAATCATAGAAGAAAAGAATGAGGCAGAGACAACAAGTGACACCTGACTAGCTGAATATCCCTTATCAAGCATGTATACTGAAATTAAAGTCGAAAAAAGTGCATATGATAAAAAATAAAAGTTATACATTAAAAAATAAGCAAAATAGCTATTTTGAAATTTCCTAAACATAATTTTTCCTTCCCCCTAAACAGAGTGACAAAACTCGACTGGAATCACCAATCGAGTTTTCTGTCCCATACTATATATTTAACGCTTCCGACGACGAGAAAGCCGGGTATCACTATGATCTCGTCGAATTCTTTTTTGCTTTCGTCTCATGATTTCAAAAACAATAATCAACAAAAAAATCACTATGGGAACTGCAATAAAAATATAATAATCTAAAAAGAGTTGCTTCAAACTTTTTCCGTTAGACTTTGCTATAGTACTTTGTACTGTTGATGTTGCTCTTTTCTTTACGTCTGTGACACTTTCTCCATCTGCAATGAGCGAAGAAAGTTGCTTTAGACCATTATCATTTTTCAATACTCCATTTTCCACAACTGGTTTTGCTGACGCCCCTTTTTTCACAGTTGCATAGAAATCTTTTGACAGGTTATATCTTTTTCCATTGATTGTTTGTTCTCCAGCCTTGAAAATTTTTTTGTACTCATAATCAGCATAAGCTTTCTCAATCAAGGCATTGCCAAATGGATGGCGGTAATATTCTCCATCTTGGTCAGACCAATTCCCAACTCCCATGATAACACTAATCAAGCGTTGTTTTCCACGCTTAATCGTTGCAATGTAGTTAAAAGCTCCTCGTGGACTTGATCCTGTCTTTAAGCCATCAACCCCCTTTATAGCATATCTTGCACCAGGAAGTGAGTAATTATAGGTTTCAAAAGTTTCTTCATACGGCGTTCCCTTTTTTACCGTTACGACTGGTTTATTGGTGTAATTTAAAATATTTGGATAATTCTTGACGAAATGGTACCCTAAAATGGCTAAATCGCGCGCCGTTGTCTGATTGGCTGCATTGTTATCATACCGTTGTGGAGTATACAAGCCTTTGAAAGAAACAGCTGCCGCTCCGCTAGCATTGAACCATTTTGTATTGGTCATACCCAATTCTTTTGCCTTGGCATTCATCATATCCAAAAATGTATCTGGATCATTGTTAGATAAATAATTGGCTAACATGACAGTTGTCGCATTTGAAGATGGAACAGCTGTCATCGTAATCAATTCAGAAACAGTATAATCTACACCGGCTACTATTTTATTGTTGGAAATCTCGTAAATATTTGCAATAGCCTGATCACGTGGTGTCGCTTTGATAACTGTATTTTCACTCAACTTTCCTTGCTGAATCGCTTCAAAAACTAAATACAAAGTCATCAATTTGCTCATGCTAGCTGGGTCACGAACTTCATCGATATTATCTTGCCAAAGAATATTTCCCGTATTAGCATCTACTATCAAGGATGATTTCGGACGATTGATTGGATTGACCTTTTCGTCTGGATACATTTTTTGCGCCATATCAACTAACTCGTCCGCATGAATAGTGATTGTTCCCACACACAACACAAAAAAACAAACAATAGTTAACAACTTTTTCACTAGAATCCTCCTGAGTTCTCACTTATCTTCTAGTATAGCATATTTTCCCTGTAAGATAAGGAATTTTTTTTAAAATAATAAAAAACCTACCTAAAAATTAGATAGGAAATAGATTCTTATTTTTTAAAATGCTTAAGGCTTCTT is a window from the Streptococcus anginosus subsp. whileyi MAS624 genome containing:
- a CDS encoding BglG family transcription antiterminator, yielding MLHQKEKLILQSLLENKDHYITSKELASQLSCSDRTIRTYLKSLMDWNPHEIGWKIIAKQGYGYKLELQDKALCQDFIQAELLTEVNAAKTENIEDRYNYILNKLLFEQEKLYFDNLAEELFVSRSTLSADFKKIRKYLAKYDLQIESKANRGVYVKGSERNKRRFIMDYFFRDNFFQSLHNYITIEVPGRQISLEELTIIVLDECREGHLKLSDFVIQNLVIHIALSFKRIAEGFQINQIENWNQENYLAERKIAEKILHRVYLATGLEFPKEEVDYITLHLISKASCQDNQYAKKDINQEIRRQLLEALEQVEHVKDYQFQHDFQLVEGVVTHLVTLLVRLQNHVVLENPLLNDIQQQYSSVLAMTRELLQAMPIFSKENLSDDEVAYVALHCMAALERLKEKQKFNILVICATGYGSAQMLKNRIDNELGNLVHIVDVIGYYELSDERLKNIDFIISSIDLSNLVFSVPVFTVSIFLNSEELKEIKHRMAQLKPVESHLKADLTPTATTTKENIFDEYFSPSCFILMQDATKEVILQELLSQMGQGEEQDFVSCMQDLMKQREKMSSVIFSEQIAVPHPIKPIAKNHKIGVAIVKNGLQWNEENPHIRLIFLPSPAIYGNEGMATLTSKIVDLLEQPGLQKQIFNCQSFAEFKQLFLKIK
- a CDS encoding PTS cellobiose transporter subunit IIB translates to MAKALIICAAGMSSSLMAKKTTEFLKSKGHDIEVDAISATEGGKAIAAAEFDLYLISPQTKMYFKQFEEAGAKVGKPIVQIPPQAYIPIPMGIEKMANLILENI
- a CDS encoding SemiSWEET transporter: MIGTIAAVLTTFAFLPQVIKVIKTKDTESIALGMYLMQVVGIALWLFHGLVIEDLPLIMANSVSLVLSGTILYYKLKYK
- a CDS encoding 6-phospho-beta-glucosidase: MSTFKDGFLWGGAVAAHQLEGGWQEGGKGISVADVMTAARHGVPREITPGILEGKYYPNHEAIDFYHRYKGDIALFAEMGFKCFRTSIAWTRIFPKGDEEQPNEAGLQFYDDLFDECLKYGIEPVITLSHFEMPYHLVTKYGGWKNRKVIDFFVRFAEVVFKRYKDKVKYWMTFNEINNQANYQEDFAPFTNSGIVYKEGDDREAIMYQAAHYELVASARAVKIGHEINPDFQIGCMIAMCPIYPATCKPKDVLMAMKAMQKRYYFADVHVFGLYPEHILKYWERKGIKVDFIEQDQEDLLAGTVDYIGFSYYMSFAIDSHRENNPYFDYVETEDLVKNTYVEASEWDWQIDPEGLRYALNWFTDHYHLPLFIVENGFGAIDKVEADGMVHDDYRIDYLGAHIREMKKAVVEDGVDLMGYTPWGCIDLVSAGTGEMRKRYGFIYVDKDDEGNGTYERSPKKSFAWYKEVIASNGAAVD
- a CDS encoding MFS transporter; protein product: MFRKFQNSYFAYFLMYNFYFLSYALFSTLISVYMLDKGYSASQVSLVVSASFFSSMIVQPLMGILNDKIGIKKVTIYSFLLINIAAIFFMQANNLLLLTVWYSAVLMLVNGVNPVMDVLAARSPYTYGKIRIWGTFGYAMGSQLAGLIYKFISPQAIFIVFIGMMCVSILGVFGIEPKHNQGSKKATQMKNGSSIGQIFKNKTYLFYLLIVALYSGVGNTGHTYIPSMLEHSGLSVNMATTVVAISVICESPLIFFSYLFMDKVPIKKLLYIPLGILLLQYVIYGLDLGLTSKILLTLMSKHATGMLLIMVTLKIVANIVDENYLVTAIALVQTARNLGTILIQNIAGDIIDKSGYEMMSFFLAGVMVLVLVLAFFLKVPNKSNQKLFG
- a CDS encoding DUF1958 domain-containing protein, giving the protein MKKLLTIVCFFVLCVGTITIHADELVDMAQKMYPDEKVNPINRPKSSLIVDANTGNILWQDNIDEVRDPASMSKLMTLYLVFEAIQQGKLSENTVIKATPRDQAIANIYEISNNKIVAGVDYTVSELITMTAVPSSNATTVMLANYLSNNDPDTFLDMMNAKAKELGMTNTKWFNASGAAAVSFKGLYTPQRYDNNAANQTTARDLAILGYHFVKNYPNILNYTNKPVVTVKKGTPYEETFETYNYSLPGARYAIKGVDGLKTGSSPRGAFNYIATIKRGKQRLISVIMGVGNWSDQDGEYYRHPFGNALIEKAYADYEYKKIFKAGEQTINGKRYNLSKDFYATVKKGASAKPVVENGVLKNDNGLKQLSSLIADGESVTDVKKRATSTVQSTIAKSNGKSLKQLFLDYYIFIAVPIVIFLLIIVFEIMRRKQKRIRRDHSDTRLSRRRKR